Genomic DNA from Corylus avellana chromosome ca4, CavTom2PMs-1.0:
CTCCAACCACAAAACGAAATTCAGCCATGGCACGATGATATTGTGCACCCCCATAAAGACGCATTCCAGCATTCTAcacaaataaaacccaaagTCGATTTTGCAATTTCATAAAACTCTGAATTTTTGTTCGAGAAACAAGAAACTCTCTCACTCCATATATGGCAGTTCACTGAAATACTTTAGCCACGTATTAGTATTACTGAGAAGAAAAATCTTCTATATAGATCAGGTGGCCCATTTAATTCTATATACTGGAGCACTATTTATAGAGCAGAATTTATAGAAGAAACTGAACTTATCTCAACTAAGCCTTAATTCCAACTAATTGGGGTGGACTACATGGAATATCCAACTACTAGGCCTTGTCTAAGGCCAATATCCCTAGTTACCTCTCTAACAGTCATGGCTTTCCTTGTAGCTTCTAACCACATCATTGGTTCCCTTCTTTTACCCTTTTTTATCCTTCCACATTAATATgatcaaccaaaaaaataataattacagaAAGAATCAGACTGAACAAGTATGAGAGGAAACTAAAATagggaaaatacaaaaagtaatAGAAGATAAAAGCACAGAACTTTTCAGCAAGTTAcatgtgttttgttttatgaGTGGCATTCAAATATATTAGAACTtcagtgcatatatatatataaggtcaAAGAATTCTATGGCTTACAGGTATTAATTTATGAGGAAACTGAATACCATCGGAAGCAACAAATGCCCCCCCATTATTTCTTTCATCTTGCAGTGTTTCACCTGTAACAGAAACAAACTAACCGTTCAAGATCCAACAAAGcaacataaacaaataaataaatcaatcaaattataagaacaaaataacaacaaattTCAATGcaagggtaaagttcactttaAACAATGACCATATAACGATACAATATCCACCATATGTCTAAGTTGTCCACAGAAAGCAACATCAAGATGATTTACCAAATTTATCTGGAGGTGCAACAACTGTCCCTTTCAGTAGCAATGACAACTGAGTGATAAAACATAGTCAGTCAGAATGGATAATCATGATTTGGGACAATAATAGTGTAGTACGAGCAGTGCTAATATCCAACATAGATATGCTTGTACATGTGCGTGTATAACATGCCAATAATATTGAATCTgccttttttattcttttctttttaagctAATTCCTTTTTTTATGCTGAATGCATAATCTGTCTGCTGTATGAAGGaagtttgtattaaaaaaacatggaCTTTGAAGTACTCTTCAAgcacaaatctaataaaaaactAAGCATGTCCTGCACAATTCATGCAACCTCCTTCTGTTTCAAGACTTTTGTTCTCATTCAGGTACCATAAGCTACCAAAGAAAATTAGATATTGGCACTTGGCAGCGCTAATAAACAATGTGCCTCCTCCAGAATGAGAGGGCCCTAATTGAGACCTTGGTCAAGAACAGATCATGAAATGCTCTTCCTTTCTCCTTTAATTTTACTTCATCCAAGGTGCtgcacataaaaaataattataacaataataataaataaaatgaattcactacataagaaagaaattaacaaataaacaacTATACTAAAAATAAAGATTCTAGCCCCACGAGAAACATGTGGCTTTATTggaatttgatcattttaaCAGGCCAAATACTAATTCTCTATCTAATATtgcttcagaaaaaaaaaaaaacacgtttttTATTAGTTAAACTAGAGACCTGAGTTCCCGATTTATTTCATTCAGCTTTCTTGTTGTGCTGCGGTACTCCTTTTCAAGAAGTGGAATGATCGATGGAATGCTATCCATATACCTAACATGAATAATCTTATGAAACATTTAGCCATAGAATATTGCAGGCAAACAAAGCATACATGGATTATGTCATGGGCAAAGAACAAAATGTAAAAAGGGGATAAATGCACGTACCTTTTCTGCAGCAACTCTTCCAAGAACAATCTAAGTTTGCTTACACCTATTCTACTTCTTTCTTGCTTTGACAGTGATCGGCCCAACTTCTCCTCCAAAGATGCAACATCATCCACCTCTCTTAGGCATATTGCCTACATTATAAAATATGCTTAAATTATGGAACATTAGAAGTGAAGCAGAAACAGATGACCTTTATCATATCTGCATATCCAATACGACAATAAAGTACAGCTCATATGTAACCAACAAGCGGTTTGTGCTCAACTCAACTAAAATTCAATCCCAATTCTGTTTGGTCTAAGTTTTGTTGGCATATTTCACTGACAAAACACTAGCGAAAATTAGTTCTAGTTCTCAAGTCTTAAGTGAGTCATGTTGGATGAAACTGAAGACCCATTGCACGTACTCTTAAAGAAGACGATCTCAATCATagttttttataagtaatcaagatatcattaaaagcgatGATCTCAATCATTTAATACAGTGATTAATCAAAAACTTAAGAATTTGACCTTAGGAGGTTAGAGTGGTTGGATGATACATAAGCAAGGATTAAAATGTGTCATGAGTTGCACAATGTATagttaggttttagttttaaaataacttatttttcACAAACTATTTACTGGCCTTCGAATAGTACTATTATGGTTCGTATGGTATACTTGGGTTGAGAAACAGAATGCTTTGATTCAGAGATTGTTTGAACAGTAATTGTCGTTATGAACTCAACCCAAGAGCATTGTGAGATTATTGTAGGATAGATCATTCAAATGGTCatgcaaagagagagagagagagagagagagagagagagtgacagagaaagaaagagatgaaggagatgaagaaaatgattaaGGAAAGCATTATGTGTTCACCCTACTTCCTACTCACAAGTTTATTGTACATTGAGAAATGACAAAGACTAGTATACCGTACTCAGGTATACTTATTACAATAGTAACATATAACAATAACCAACAACATTAGGCACAATGTAAGGTATGAAAAATTCTTTAGTATTAACACTATCATTCAAATGTGACAAGACTAGATAAGTTATtgcttaccaaaaaaaaaggactagATAAGTGGAATAGTTGAATACCGAACCTGTTTAAACTCGTCATTTGTTCTGTAAACCGAATCATGTCCAGAACCAACTCTTCCCGAAGGCACAGATGTGAAGAAGGGAGAGTCACCCAGTATGAAGCCATCAAGTGTACATGCAGGAGGTGAAAGGAAAACCTCTACATCTGATGCACGTGCAAACTGGGGTATTTTCGTATCTAGCTTGGTCGAGACAATTACAGTCCTTGAAAGCTCAGGATCAATCTGTATATGATCATGAAAGTACTCAGAATTTTGCACATCATGCCAAATATTTAAGGTAGTTTATCCGTACCAAGATACAGTTTCTACAAGACATGAAATTTAACACTCAATTCAAATCAGTAATTTCACAGACAGCAAAAATTTTGCCTCAAGGCAGTAGGATCGCTTAGTTAGGAGTAGGTATAATATTCCAAGATAGTCTTTCTGTGTGGCTTGCCCCTCAAAACGATTGGAGGCTCAATATTTCCTAGCAAAGAAGTGTCGAGTAGCTTTTATTGTATTTTCCGTAATACCAGCTCTGAGAGTATATTGCACTTGTTTTTTGGAATTTCAATTAAATGGTCCATTTGGACTGCTGTGATGAGTACATGCAAGATGAACTGACCTATTTTAAGATAGAAACAGATGATTGATTGGTCAAAAAAGCATTTGAAGAGGAAGGACGCATGTTCGGGAGCATCCAAGTTGAAAGCAAATCGAAGTCACTAGTCCACTTGGTCCAGCCACTAACTAGCATAAGTCTAGTCTATGTGTGTCCTAGTCCCATCTAGTTTTAATTTATTCATAATAGCTAGTGCTTTACAATTGATGTTTTAGATGACTGGTATGTAACTTTTAGTGATGAAATCTTATTGCTTGTTATACTCACTTATAGAGTCATTTTAAGAAGCATCTTTATCAATCTTATGACAAATCAGATCTGAACTATTTCTTGGGTCTTTGAGTCATTTTAAGAAATCCTTTTCTAGTACTAACTTCAACTTTACTTTCTATCTTTTGCTATGATCTGCTGTATTACTGCCAAAAATTATTGTTAACGCCTTTGTTTGCTTTAACTGGCAAGAAAAGTGGTGCCTTCCTGCTTTTTATCAGATCATGTCTACATCAGATCTAAGCTCTTCTTCTTGAATcaatgtggttaagtctaatcAGAAAAGTTCTTCAGCCACCAAATACTGTATATATCTCACAACAGAATGGTGTAGAAAATCGGAGAAAACAGTTATATGTGGTTGCATGAGGCACAGGTTGTGGAAGACACAGAAGTACATACGGAGTACGTAGATGCCTAGAACATGGAAGTTGCTTACTGTGGTTATTCAAGAGAAGCTGCAATGCAGTGACACCAAAAATGATGTATTGTTGACCCCGTTACTTTGGTTTAAGATACTTCAGGATTTTATCAGATATTGTTTCTTGTATAGGATAAAATCTCTCATCTGAAGATTCTAGTACACTTTCTTTTGCAGTTTGTGTATATGTGATGTAATAAGTTTGGCAGTAGGGTGTTGTAGCCGTTCATGTTTCTCATTTCATAGCCATTCATGTAATAAGTTTGGCATGGAAATTGGACTATTTCCTCATAATTTCTTTTGCAGGAAACCACTAGGTAGTGATCCCAACAAAAGTTGCCTATAATACTTGAGCATAGTCCTAAAAGATAACTATTtcgagaaacttcacttaacccctaAATTATCATAACTTTTGCAATTActctccaaagttcaaaaactttcaatataTTGTATTGAACTcctaatttttgcaatttcacCCCCTCCATTAGATTTTTCCTTTCAATCTTAACAAAGggggtgtcaaaattaccaaaatacccctttttaaaaataaaaaaaaaaaataaataaaaaataaataaaaaaaggcaaagaTTCTGGCATtggtcatgatttaaaaaatttacaaaaatactcaCGCCATAATCTTTGcaacttttataatttttttatttaaaaaataggtattttaagaattttgacaggatttaacggaaaaactTAACGAAAAAGTGTCATTGCAAAGAATTAGAAGTtcgatatactaaattgagagtttttaagtttgaaGGGTAATTGCAAAAGTAAGCTCGGggttagtgaagtttccctaatTATTTTTATGGTTACACAATGGAAGGTTTGTcttcctttaaaaaagaaaaaaagaaaaagcaaccCTGTTATCCGGGCAGCTATTTACAGAAATCCGGTAACTCTCCCCCACTTTCCTAATAAAACGAAGTGCAAGATAAGCGATGAAGAAAATGACAAGGACGGGTACATAATGATGAAGTTAAGAAACATAAAGGATTAGAAAGGAACAAACATACTTGCATAACCACCCGCCGGGTAGTTGCATTGCTCCAGTCACTGCAATCTTCGAGACATAGTATAATGAACTCTTTGTGCTGCATTTTAGCTCGCACAAGGGATTCCACTGCACGACCTTGACTCTACCGGGAATGCGAAAGCAATCAGCATTACAATCCgaacaaaaagaaattgaaaaaaaaaaaaaaaagtgtgttcTGTGGGTTGCATTGAACCTGTAGCGCCCGATTCTTTAGACCTGGAGCAGGAGCAATGAGTCCAGGAGTGTCTATAATGGTAAGGTTTGGGCAATACTTATATTCCACCCtaataattatttctttagtTGAGAATTGACAAGGGTCGCTCTCCAATCTCATGTTTTCAGCTTCAATGTATGCCTATGGAAAATCACACGCAAGTGTTCACAAATGCCATTTTGAACTGAAAGATTTCCATAGCATTCAAAAGCAAACCTGAATTTGTTGGAGGGACTTTTCCTGAGCGGAAGCGAGGGTGGGATCAGAGGCAGCGgcagaaggagaaggagaatcGGAGAGAAGGCGGCAGCGGGGGAGCTCACAGAGAGGGTCGTACTTCATGTGGAGAGTAATGGGTCGTCTGGTCTTGGTGCCGCCGCCGACGTGATTGAACTGGAAGCCCATTAGCGCTTCCACCAGGGCGCTCTTGCCGTCCGTCTGGTGACCGACAACAAGCACCGCCGGGGCCTCGAATGGGGTGTCAAACTCTTGCGCCAGACCGTGCAGCTCGTTGTAGGCCTCGTACAGCCTCCACTGCTTCTCAGACTCGGATTCGGATTCCCCCATTTGGTTTTCAACAGGACTGTCCGCGCACTCGGAGCCCCCGTGACTTCGTCTCCATATCCTTCAAAATCCTTTTGAATTGAGATAACAACGCGTGTTCACGTGCTGTGGGCCTCCGTCTAGTGTTCAGTTCAGTCTTTACTGGCGCGCAACATTcgtatcattttttatttttttttgtggttctttTGGGCATCAAATGTCGATTTTTCTTCTCCATATATTTTAGACTTGGGAACTAAtagcctcttctttctttctttttttttttctttttttttttttttttttactagacTTCATAAATACATGCCAAATTAATATATTAGTTAACATGTAGGCACaagtacaaaaataaagaaaaatacaaaatataaagtATCTAAAATTACATTCTACGTGgtcttagaaaaacaaaattatcaaatatcaaatttgaattaaaacttttgaaaatttctctttcaatgtTTACAACTAAATTATCTGCAAGAAAGTTGTAACACATAAAAATCATACTAAACTCAATAGGCCCAAGGCCTCATAGTGAGAGATAAAAGCCCAAAATGATATTACAAGCCTGTCCAGTGCCGAAGGTCTAAGCCCATCGTCATCGCTATTCTATAGCGGCCCGGGATAACTTACTCCCACCATGTCTGTAGCGATCATCAAGCCGACGATCTCAAGGTCAAACACATACATTGATCACATCAACGGTTACCCACATTCTTGAGTACTCATTAATTGCAAGAACAGTTACGAATCACTCTCAGATTAGCATTCATGATAGCAATCACCATTGCGCACCATTCTCGGAGTCGACATTGATTACAAGCATTCTCAGGCTAGTTGCCGTGACCGTTATGCGTCACTCTCAGGATTCGCACTAACGAAAGTAATGGTTTCACAATAACTATAACGATTAGGGAACAATAATATTAACTCCTCCGTCCGTTACGCCCAAATCCTAGATCCTCTGCCCGGTCATCATCCTCACATCCACCACAACACCTATATAAGGGCACAGAAGTCAAGGATACAAGTACATGACTCAATCTCCCACTAAACACTAcagaactcaaaaaaaaaaaaaaaaaaaaaaaaaaaaagaagctaactTTAACATTAGAGGAGGATTCGCCGGAACACCCTGGCGTCTTCTATTAACTCCATTTCTATCTTGTAGATTAAAGAATGAGCGACATCCAAAATTACAATCTCACCCCTTAGGTCCACCATACCAGAAACTGTACCAACAATTTGGTGCTGTCTGTGGGAACGATATCTTTTTTGTTCTTACGAAATCAAATTCATGATTATGGTGAACACAAGGTCTAGAAGCCAAGCCCGCTGCGAAGAATCAATAGTCCAGGCCAATTAGCGGCCACCGCCAGCACCCCAGAATGTAGGAGATAGGGAGCGTATCACATCTCTTGAAGCACAAATGGCGCTCCTAATCCAACAAAATGAGGAGCTACGCCTTTGCTTCCCCGCACAATCCCAATCCGAAGTCAATCGGAATGGGCAATCGGAGGAACAGGGAAATCATAGCCACCATTCTGATGGTCATAGCCACCAGCATGAACGTCGTCCACCAACGCAAAAGTAACCAGCGAAACAACAATCGGGGCGAAAATAGCCACATGGAATGCAATACCCGGGAAAATGCTCGCAAAGGCAAAAATTCTAGAAAAACCGCAGAACACGAAAAAGGTCAACCATCAGCCGGTAGCCACTCTGCAAAGCGAGGTAGAGAAAGCTTTGGCGGAGTTGAAAACGTGATTTGCAGCTATGGAgc
This window encodes:
- the LOC132177609 gene encoding dynamin-like protein ARC5 → MGESESESEKQWRLYEAYNELHGLAQEFDTPFEAPAVLVVGHQTDGKSALVEALMGFQFNHVGGGTKTRRPITLHMKYDPLCELPRCRLLSDSPSPSAAASDPTLASAQEKSLQQIQAYIEAENMRLESDPCQFSTKEIIIRVEYKYCPNLTIIDTPGLIAPAPGLKNRALQSQGRAVESLVRAKMQHKEFIILCLEDCSDWSNATTRRVVMQIDPELSRTVIVSTKLDTKIPQFARASDVEVFLSPPACTLDGFILGDSPFFTSVPSGRVGSGHDSVYRTNDEFKQAICLREVDDVASLEEKLGRSLSKQERSRIGVSKLRLFLEELLQKRYMDSIPSIIPLLEKEYRSTTRKLNEINRELSTLDEVKLKEKGRAFHDLFLTKLSLLLKGTVVAPPDKFGETLQDERNNGGAFVASDGIQFPHKLIPNAGMRLYGGAQYHRAMAEFRFVVGGIKCPPIMREEIVNACGVEDIHDGTNYSRTACVIAVAKARDTFEPFLHQLGGRLLHILKRLLPISVYLLQKDGEYLSGHEVFLRRVASAFNRFAETTERACHEKCMEDLISTTRYVTWSLHNKNRAGLRQFLDSFGGPEQPTMGGNPVSAGLSHDSMLGSVGNEKQDTKPKGDVKLSHLASSTDSTSSVQTTETRLADLLDSTLWNRRLAPSSERLVYALVQQIFHGIKEYFLASAELKFNCFLLMPVVDKLPALLREDLESAFEDDLDSIFDITNLQHSLHLRKRDTEIELKRIKRLKEKFRQINEQLCSRQLKSMPYMMISAK